The following are encoded together in the Armatimonadota bacterium genome:
- a CDS encoding ABC transporter ATP-binding protein — protein sequence MSASVTPILRMARVSKTYEVASPHRGGPARALDAVANVTLEVQPGEFVAIIGPSGCGKTTVLFLLAGLRPPTEGTIEVCGRPPRQAVRDGLCSLIFQAPVLLEWLSAEENVLLPLRLRDPRWWLWPWARRRYRPQAEQLLQTVQLEEFAHYRPDALSGGMQQRVALARALTLNPQVLLLDEPFGALDEITRDRMNLELLRLVEQRRLTAVFVTHSIEEAVFLADRVVVMGRGASPRTGSSVVCEVEVNLPRPRTPAVKEDPAFFQIVRQGRAALREAQQA from the coding sequence GTGTCCGCGTCCGTGACGCCGATCCTGCGGATGGCGCGGGTCAGCAAGACATACGAGGTGGCCTCCCCCCACCGCGGCGGCCCGGCCCGGGCGCTGGACGCGGTGGCGAACGTCACCCTGGAGGTGCAGCCGGGCGAGTTCGTGGCGATCATCGGGCCGTCGGGGTGCGGCAAGACCACGGTCCTGTTTCTGCTGGCCGGGTTGCGGCCGCCCACGGAGGGCACCATCGAGGTGTGCGGGCGTCCTCCCCGGCAGGCCGTGCGGGACGGGCTGTGCTCGCTGATCTTTCAGGCGCCGGTGCTGCTGGAGTGGCTGTCGGCCGAGGAGAACGTGCTGCTGCCGCTGCGCCTGCGCGACCCGCGGTGGTGGCTGTGGCCGTGGGCGCGGCGTCGGTACCGGCCGCAGGCCGAGCAGCTGCTGCAGACGGTGCAGCTGGAAGAGTTCGCCCACTACCGCCCCGATGCCCTGTCGGGAGGGATGCAGCAGCGGGTGGCCCTCGCCCGGGCGCTGACCCTCAACCCCCAGGTGCTCCTGCTGGACGAGCCCTTCGGGGCTCTGGACGAGATCACCCGGGACCGCATGAACCTGGAGCTGTTGCGCCTGGTGGAGCAGCGGCGGCTCACTGCGGTGTTCGTCACCCACTCCATCGAGGAGGCGGTGTTTTTGGCGGACCGGGTGGTGGTCATGGGCCGGGGCGCGTCCCCGCGTACCGGGAGCAGCGTGGTGTGCGAGGTGGAGGTGAACCTGCCCCGCCCCCGCACGCCGGCCGTGAAGGAGGATCCGGCCTTCTTCCAGATCGTGCGCCAGGGGCGGGCGGCTCTGCGGGAGGCGCAGCAGGCATGA
- a CDS encoding DinB family protein — protein MTDAGTGGSVFDQWLAAWVQTRRLTYDLLRALPYAVMNFSPHPEFGTFVRQIRHCGDIQAWYLEALRTGTMDISARPRRRELEQSREHVEAYLQHLDGELEGAVRGLGAQDLGRTIHWSPDEQVTVLQHLMALLQHETLHQGMWAFYAKIADLPLPDSWKKAWSLE, from the coding sequence ATGACCGACGCAGGCACCGGCGGCAGCGTGTTTGACCAGTGGCTGGCGGCGTGGGTCCAGACGCGGCGCCTTACCTACGACCTGCTGCGGGCGCTGCCCTACGCCGTGATGAACTTCTCCCCCCACCCGGAGTTCGGGACTTTCGTGCGCCAGATCCGGCACTGCGGCGACATCCAGGCGTGGTATCTGGAGGCTCTGCGCACGGGGACCATGGATATCTCAGCGCGGCCCCGGCGAAGGGAACTGGAGCAGTCCAGAGAGCACGTGGAGGCCTACCTGCAGCACCTGGACGGCGAGCTGGAAGGGGCGGTGCGCGGCCTGGGAGCGCAGGACCTGGGCCGGACCATCCACTGGAGCCCCGACGAGCAGGTGACGGTGCTCCAGCACCTGATGGCCCTGCTGCAGCACGAGACCCTCCACCAGGGGATGTGGGCTTTCTACGCGAAGATCGCCGACCTCCCCCTGCCGGACAGCTGGAAGAAGGCCTGGTCGCTGGAATGA